The following proteins are co-located in the Billgrantia tianxiuensis genome:
- a CDS encoding LysR family transcriptional regulator, with protein MQKTDMGEVDLNLLKLFDALLKEGSVTGAGARLGLSQPAASRSLGRLRRLLNDRILVRTPNGWELTPRALALSASVTKLLDDARAIVAPSEFHPGTASGRFTVATADHLALLLMPELVAKLSSLAPGIDLVMPAPAGDNVDLIAQGSADLAVGSFEGLPARFYSRRLYDEDFVCVVRQGHPILDEQLTLDNFVLLSHLSVIITGQGRSAVDEALAQHGLTRRIAVRTPHFLVAPMIVAESDLILSIPRKLAHRISRLAPIEILEAPIKIQPFAPSIIWHERKHYDPAHIWLRNQIIEIVRGW; from the coding sequence ATGCAAAAAACGGATATGGGCGAGGTCGACCTCAATCTCCTCAAGCTGTTTGACGCCTTGCTGAAAGAAGGCAGCGTCACAGGCGCGGGGGCTCGGTTAGGGCTTAGCCAGCCTGCCGCAAGCCGAAGTCTAGGACGCTTGCGCCGATTGTTGAACGACCGAATTCTGGTGCGAACACCCAATGGATGGGAGTTAACTCCACGAGCGCTCGCATTGTCGGCATCGGTGACCAAGTTGCTTGATGATGCACGCGCAATCGTCGCACCTTCGGAATTTCACCCTGGCACGGCATCCGGTCGATTTACTGTTGCCACAGCGGATCATTTAGCCCTCTTATTGATGCCTGAGCTAGTCGCCAAGCTTTCCTCGTTGGCACCCGGGATTGATCTGGTCATGCCGGCCCCAGCGGGCGACAACGTCGACTTGATTGCTCAGGGTAGCGCTGATCTGGCGGTTGGCTCTTTCGAGGGGCTGCCTGCAAGGTTTTACAGCAGACGACTCTATGATGAAGATTTTGTCTGTGTGGTGCGCCAAGGCCATCCGATACTCGACGAACAACTGACGCTCGATAATTTTGTCTTGTTATCGCATCTTTCGGTGATCATCACCGGCCAGGGCAGGAGTGCCGTGGATGAAGCGTTGGCGCAACACGGGCTCACTCGAAGAATCGCAGTACGGACCCCTCACTTCTTGGTTGCTCCCATGATTGTGGCCGAAAGTGATTTAATCCTATCCATTCCACGAAAATTGGCCCATCGAATTTCCAGATTAGCTCCTATTGAAATACTTGAAGCGCCTATAAAAATACAGCCATTCGCGCCATCTATTATCTGGCATGAAAGGAAGCATTATGACCCTGCTCATATATGGCTTCGCAACCAGATCATAGAAATCGTCCGTGGATGGTGA
- a CDS encoding epoxide hydrolase family protein translates to MNRLNRDVQAYEARATDADLDDLRARLAAARLPEAETLQHAAPDPRRWDQGVPLADLVDLVNYWRTEYDWRSFEARLDRIGQFRTVIEGLGIHFLHRRSARADATPLILTHGWPGSIAEFIDIVDELADPKEPGAPAFHVVVPSLPGFGYSDKPTTTGWGAGKIAAAWVELMEKLGYDKFVAHGGDWGGVITTVLGGRFPAQVLGIHSTLAQAPPGLTMDGLTVEERKWAEDTRDFWLYRAAYAKQQATRPQTIGYSLVDSPVGLMAWILDKFAEWTDTEDSPFETISRDRILDDVTLYWLTRTGASAARIYYESHGGVNTLDPELRVDVPSAITIYPRDIEKCPRPWAEQRYRQIVRWRTAERGGHFPSLEVPESFVKDLQEGLAAVLAAHR, encoded by the coding sequence ATGAATCGCCTAAACAGGGATGTTCAAGCATACGAAGCCCGTGCAACCGATGCCGACCTCGACGACCTGCGCGCGCGACTGGCCGCGGCGCGGCTACCGGAGGCCGAGACGCTCCAGCACGCCGCGCCTGACCCACGCCGCTGGGATCAGGGCGTGCCTCTCGCCGATCTCGTCGATCTCGTGAACTACTGGCGCACCGAGTATGACTGGCGTTCGTTCGAGGCGCGCCTTGACCGTATCGGCCAATTCCGCACGGTAATCGAGGGTCTCGGCATTCACTTCCTGCACCGCCGATCTGCGCGCGCCGATGCCACACCCCTGATCCTGACGCACGGCTGGCCGGGCAGCATTGCCGAGTTCATCGATATCGTCGACGAGCTAGCAGATCCGAAGGAGCCGGGCGCGCCGGCATTTCACGTCGTGGTCCCGTCGCTGCCGGGCTTTGGCTACAGCGACAAGCCGACCACTACCGGTTGGGGCGCCGGAAAGATCGCGGCCGCCTGGGTGGAGCTGATGGAAAAGCTCGGCTACGACAAGTTCGTCGCCCACGGCGGCGACTGGGGTGGGGTCATCACCACGGTCCTCGGCGGCAGGTTCCCGGCTCAGGTTCTCGGCATCCACTCGACGTTGGCTCAGGCACCGCCTGGATTGACCATGGATGGGCTGACGGTGGAAGAGCGAAAATGGGCTGAGGATACTCGCGACTTCTGGCTCTATCGCGCGGCGTACGCGAAGCAGCAGGCGACTCGGCCGCAGACCATCGGCTACTCGCTCGTCGACTCGCCCGTCGGGCTTATGGCCTGGATCCTCGACAAGTTCGCCGAGTGGACGGATACCGAAGACAGCCCGTTCGAGACGATTTCCCGAGACAGAATTCTCGATGACGTCACCCTGTACTGGCTGACGCGGACCGGCGCCTCGGCAGCCCGCATCTACTACGAAAGCCACGGCGGGGTTAACACGCTCGACCCCGAACTGCGGGTCGATGTTCCCTCTGCCATCACGATATACCCTCGCGACATCGAGAAGTGCCCGCGCCCCTGGGCAGAGCAGCGTTACCGGCAGATCGTCCGGTGGAGGACGGCTGAACGCGGAGGGCATTTTCCGTCGCTGGAGGTGCCCGAATCTTTCGTCAAAGACCTGCAGGAAGGCCTCGCGGCCGTGTTGGCTGCTCATCGGTGA